The Chitinophaga caeni genome segment GGAATCCAGCTGATCCGAAGTTCCGGTAAACTTATGCAAGTAAATATACTTGCCTTCAAAGTTCTTTATCTGCCCGGATATCTTGTATTTACTTTGAGCGCCTACTTGCAACATTGCAACAGCCGACAAAGCTGTTAATAATAATTTTTTCATCTGACTAAGCTTTATTTGTTGTTAACCTTTGTAAACAAAATCTACGATCTTACCAAAGCCGGAAAATTCTTTACTTAGTGACAATTTTCCGTAGGCATCGATATCATATATATAAAAATGTCCATGCGCGCCATCCCATGTAGCTACTTGCATCGAAGTACTATTGATCTTCAACTTCGTAACCGTTTCTCCCGCAGCTATCGACAGAATTGGTGTCGAAGTATTAGACGGAATCTCGTACAAGTAAATATTTTGTCCTTTTACACAATAAACCTGGGGCAGCAAAACGGAGCTTGCAAACATTGTAGCGCCTTTCAAACTAGGATTAACGGCAGTGATATTTTGCATCAAGGTAGCCGGTTCGGAGTTCGCCAATTCCACTTGGTATAAAAACAGTTCCCCATTCTCATCTTTAAAGACATTATTGTACATATTAGCTTTATAAGCTAAGTCCATACTCAACAATTCTTTGCCGATTTCATTCATATTAAATGCGCCGCTGGCAGTTGGGGCGTTAAAGAATTGGAATTGCGGAATTAAGCTTGCACCGGTTAAATATAGGAAACCCTTCGTCTTGGTATCATAATACAATCCCGTATAACTCGTTTTTCCATCATAAGGCCCCGGACCAATGCCGATAAAGGGCGCTAATGCATAATCCGCACCTTTTCCACCGGGAAATGGTAGCGCGTTCATATATTTAACATCACCAGGAAACCCACCGGCTACATAAATATGCAATAAACCGTTGTTGATAATGTTAGCCAATGATGATGACAAACGTGTAAACTTCTCGGGATGTAAATTTGTAGGGGCTTCCCAAAACCAATCTTTCATTTCGGAGTCTTTCAACAACACGTCATAATCCAAACGGATCCCCTGGTTCTCTGAAAATATATTGATATATTTCCCTGCATACGTGTCGGTGATACCAATTTCTTTTAATGGCATATTTAATGGTTCGCCGGGATTCAATTCAGAATAAATATGGTTTACAACCGTATCATTCGGTAATACAATCGAAATATCGCCTGTCCCGCTATTATCTTCCAGCAGTAACCAACCTAAGCTGAAACGGTTGATCACTTTCAAAGGAAAGAGTTTCATGAACATGACACCGGTTGACTTTACCGTTACACGGTAGGTAACCGTATAATCGCCGGGTAATACGCCGATGGGTTTGTGCAAATTCCGGCTGCTATCTAGGAAAACGAGATCCCCGTAGCCATCTTCGGCGCGGAGCGTCCAGGCATATAGCAATTCATCTTCCGGTACGGGAATACTTTGTTCTATTTCGGGAACTATCGTAAGCGTATCGAATTGTAAAATCACACCGGTAGCCGTAGTGTCATTAATCTCAATCTGGTTGAGCGTTTCCAGGTCATGCGTACTGTCATCCTTTACACAGGATGCCATGAAGATGAAGCTGAAGAATAAAATAAAAATATATGATGATTTCATGCTTTAAAAATTGATATCAACAAATGCAAATACAACTAACTATAGCGTCGGGAACGTTACCCGGTCACCATTCTCATCAAATAAGGGCCCGTTTTCTTTTTCGTAATTCAACAATTCCACGCGCATTTTTTGCAGGATGGACATGATTTGAGAGAATTGTGCGCCTGTTGAAATGGTGATGGCCGTGGTTCCCAATCGGGATACCATGAACTGGTGTTTCACTTTTGAGTAACTTCCGTAGAACAAGGTTTGCCAATCGCTTGGTTTTATCAATTGATCCGTTACGGTTATTTTATACAATAACCGATCTGTTGGTCCCTGCCTGAAAACTTCGTTATCCTTAATTTCAAATTGAATCACGAAGGTGCTGTCTTGCATATCTTCCGTGCGATGTAAATAAACCGGCACCTCGGCATCATATTCGCCGGCTTTAATCACCGGGGGCGTCAAGGTGAAATGCTTGCCTTCTATAGCCGTTGTTTTACCGGTAAAACCGATATTGACCGCCCTATCGACATCACTGGCTTCACCGCTGATGCGTAAATACAAGTACACGGTGTCTTGTACCAAAGTATCCGGCTTGATGATAAAAGAATAATCAACGCTATCCTTGTCCACTACATTGGTACCATCATAAAAATATATTCCGGCAGGCTCATCAAACATCAAGCGCTCTTCCTTGGAGCATGCGTAACATGCAGCGATGCAGGAAATAGTAAAGAGAAATTTATATATAGATTTCATGATCCTTGGCTTTGAATATTATTTTCCAAATTCGATTTCTTGTTGCGGCAGCGGTAATACATACTGGGCATTTGTCAATGTGCCGCTGATAGCCCCCGGAATGTTTGTATACTGTTTCCTTTTATAGAAATAAAACAACTGTCCTTCACAAATAAAATCCTTACGGTATTCCTTTGCTACTTCACTTTGTAAATAGTCATCGTCTACAGCGTCCGTAATTAATTTTGTTTTCCGGGCTCCTTTGAATTCATTCAGGTAGTCCAATCTTTCTTCCAATGTCGGGGCCGTTTCTGCCGCGATCAGGATCATTTCTGAAAGCTTGATCAATGGAATTCTTTTCTTGTAATTCTCAGCATTATTTTCTTCCTGCCATAATTTGGAAGGGTAAACGATCCCCACGCTGCTTTCCCATAATACGGGATTGATACGCACTTCGGAGCTGGTGCCGCCCGTACTTGTTTCGAAAAGGTCGATCCTCCTTTGCGTGGAAACGATATATTGCGATTTTAAATCAGAAACTGCCGGGGTCCTGAAATATATGTCCGTAAATGTTTTCAGGTTCGATACGTAGATAGAAAAAACATGTTCATGCGTCCCGGTACGATCAACGGACTCTTCGGCTGCATTTAATTCCGAAGGGAGTAAGAACCGGAAATAATCGGTTGCCAGCACTTCCTTGGCTTTATTGTAAGCCAGGTCGCCTTGCCCGTTGTATAGGTAAACCCTTGCCATCGTTGCTTTCACAGCCCAATAGTTGAGATGATTCTGGCGGTAAGCAAGAAAGTTATCCCCGTTAGGATAGCTAGGCGCCGTGATCTGGTCTTGTTCGGGATAGGCAGATAATAACTCCTCTGCATCTTGCAAATCGGTCAAGCAGGCTTGAATAACTTCTTCAACAGTCAAACGATCTTGCGGCACAACGGTAAAATCCTTCATATAAGGTATTGCTGAAGCTCCCGGTTCAGCAGCGGCGGGGGCGAATAAACGCAATAAGTCGAAATGCAGGTAGGCCCTCAAACCCAGCGCTTCTCCTTTGATGATATTGTAATTATCCCCGCTGAACACATCTTTTTGCTTGTCAATATTTCTCAAGATGTAATTGACCTGCGCGATAGCGCTGTACCCGGAGGACCAGATAGCATTGATACGGTCTACGACATTAGCATCCGTATAATCATAAGTTGCCAAGCGGAATTCGTTATGATCGGATTGTACGGTGCTGGTATAATTTTGCCCGAGTATATCAACGAAACTATAAGTCAATTCCTTGCCATATAAGCTGGATTGAGCCATCTGTTGATAAACGCCGATCAGTGCATCTTTGAATCCCTGTTCGCTTGAAAATTGTTCTGTTTCAGAAACCTGGGTAGACGGCTTCACGTCTAACCACTTGGAACACGCCGTACACATAAGCAAGCCGGCCAAGGTAAAACCTGATATATATTTAGATATAATATTCATACGATAATTTTATACGGTTAAAAGGTTGTCATGACCTGGAAAGTAAAACTGCGGCTGAATGGATAATCCAATCCCCTCTCTTGCTTAATGGAGGACAACCAGAACAGTTGATTACTAAACATCGTGATCTTGGTATCATTTAACCCTAAAAGTTTATTCAGATAATTCGGGAAGCGGTAGTACAAGCTGGCATTCCTTAAACTCAGCCAATTATCTTTTTGGACGAAGCGGGAAGTATTGTAGGTAGTACCTGTAATCGTATTCCCTTCAGGAGTAACGATCCCTTTGAAAAAGGTTTTATCGCCCGGTTTGCGCCAGCGATCTTCATATACTCTCCTGTCAACATTCATCGAGATATCTGCATTTTCCACCATATCGATCAAGGTTTGATTATAACGGTCGCCACCGATTCTAAATTCGAAGAACAGGTTCAAGCCAACACCTTTGATTTCCAGGTTGGTACCGAAAGATCCTTGCAGATCTGCACGGGTATCGCCCACGATGATTTGATCTAAGGGATCGTAAGTATAAGTAGTTTTACCATCCCTGTCCAGGTACAATTCTTTACCGTTGGAAGGATCGATCCCTAGGGATGGAACCGCCCAAATGGCCGTGGTACTGCGACCTTCCGCATACCTTGGCAACGGCTGAGTGGTTAAGGATGTCGCATTCTTTTCATTCAACGCTTCCAGCGTATTGGAAATTCTTTCTACTTTATTCGACACATGGAAGGCATTCACGAACAACGAAAAATTATCCCTCGTGCCCGGTTTGCTGTATAATGTATAACGGGCATTCACCTCGTAACCTTTTGATACCACATCCCCCATATTGTCCATATACATAGCGAAACCTGTTGATGGAGCCGTTGTAATGGAAATAACGGAGCCTTTTGTTTTTTCCACGAAGTAGTTGGCCGTGATTTGCAATTTCTCGAATAAGGATATATCTGCCCCGAAATTACTTTTGAAAGTCTTTTGCCATTGTAAGCTGGAATTACCAAAGCCTAACAATTTCGTACCGATTGAGTATAAATAATCCTGGTTGGTATAATACTGGGAAGTTGTTAAACCAAGATAACTGGAGAAGTTAGACGAACCGGTAACGCCGTAGGAATAGCGCAGTTTAAATTGATCCAAGAAATTCCAGTTCGATAAAACCGGTTCTTTATGAAGATTCCACCCGGCGCCCACGCTATAAAAAGGAGCGAAACGGCGGTTAGAACCAAATTGGGAAGAACCGTCTAATCTATAAGAAAAATCGAGTAAATAACGGCTGTCATAAGCGTAACTGATGTTAGCAAAATAACCTAGCAACCTCGTGATACCTTCGAACCCTGTAGGGGACTGGTCCTGGGGATAATTTCCAATCATGATATTATCCAGCTTATCATTAGGGAAGCCTATCAGCGTGTACAACTCCGTATTGAATTTCTCTTGCCTGAAACTGGAACCCAGGGAAGCGAATACCAAGTGTTTATCTACTGCCTTATTGATATCAATCGTTAATGATCCGTCGATCATATTATTTTTCCCGTAACCCTTGGTGTAAGAACCGCGTTCATAATACCGTTCTGCCGGAATATTATCGAAAGAAGTATGTTGCGCCGGTTTGAAGTTATCCGATTCGTTATTTGTTTTAGAATAAGCCAACCTGCCGGAAAACCGTAACCATTCCTTGGCCTGCCATTGCGCGAAGAAATTATTCGTAAAATTCTGGATCGTAGATTCATCTACCGTGTTGAAGTTCAGGTTATACATCGGGTTAGTTACTTGCGATAATACCCTGCCTTCTACGCTCTCGATATCTTCTAAGTAATAAGCCAGCTTACCATCTTCAGTATAAGGAGACCAGTACGGATTCAGCCTCGTATAAGTCTGATAAGCGCCGTACGGCGAGTT includes the following:
- a CDS encoding PKD-like family lipoprotein, producing the protein MKSSYIFILFFSFIFMASCVKDDSTHDLETLNQIEINDTTATGVILQFDTLTIVPEIEQSIPVPEDELLYAWTLRAEDGYGDLVFLDSSRNLHKPIGVLPGDYTVTYRVTVKSTGVMFMKLFPLKVINRFSLGWLLLEDNSGTGDISIVLPNDTVVNHIYSELNPGEPLNMPLKEIGITDTYAGKYINIFSENQGIRLDYDVLLKDSEMKDWFWEAPTNLHPEKFTRLSSSLANIINNGLLHIYVAGGFPGDVKYMNALPFPGGKGADYALAPFIGIGPGPYDGKTSYTGLYYDTKTKGFLYLTGASLIPQFQFFNAPTASGAFNMNEIGKELLSMDLAYKANMYNNVFKDENGELFLYQVELANSEPATLMQNITAVNPSLKGATMFASSVLLPQVYCVKGQNIYLYEIPSNTSTPILSIAAGETVTKLKINSTSMQVATWDGAHGHFYIYDIDAYGKLSLSKEFSGFGKIVDFVYKG
- a CDS encoding DUF4843 domain-containing protein, coding for MKSIYKFLFTISCIAACYACSKEERLMFDEPAGIYFYDGTNVVDKDSVDYSFIIKPDTLVQDTVYLYLRISGEASDVDRAVNIGFTGKTTAIEGKHFTLTPPVIKAGEYDAEVPVYLHRTEDMQDSTFVIQFEIKDNEVFRQGPTDRLLYKITVTDQLIKPSDWQTLFYGSYSKVKHQFMVSRLGTTAITISTGAQFSQIMSILQKMRVELLNYEKENGPLFDENGDRVTFPTL
- a CDS encoding RagB/SusD family nutrient uptake outer membrane protein; translation: MNIISKYISGFTLAGLLMCTACSKWLDVKPSTQVSETEQFSSEQGFKDALIGVYQQMAQSSLYGKELTYSFVDILGQNYTSTVQSDHNEFRLATYDYTDANVVDRINAIWSSGYSAIAQVNYILRNIDKQKDVFSGDNYNIIKGEALGLRAYLHFDLLRLFAPAAAEPGASAIPYMKDFTVVPQDRLTVEEVIQACLTDLQDAEELLSAYPEQDQITAPSYPNGDNFLAYRQNHLNYWAVKATMARVYLYNGQGDLAYNKAKEVLATDYFRFLLPSELNAAEESVDRTGTHEHVFSIYVSNLKTFTDIYFRTPAVSDLKSQYIVSTQRRIDLFETSTGGTSSEVRINPVLWESSVGIVYPSKLWQEENNAENYKKRIPLIKLSEMILIAAETAPTLEERLDYLNEFKGARKTKLITDAVDDDYLQSEVAKEYRKDFICEGQLFYFYKRKQYTNIPGAISGTLTNAQYVLPLPQQEIEFGK
- a CDS encoding SusC/RagA family TonB-linked outer membrane protein, with amino-acid sequence MKMSIIFCGLLLFGLQLLSAKSANSQDLHRTKITLQLNDESLPAAFKKIQKATGLLFAYPSKEASEYQHISLPNGTRSIAITLDSILSGTPFLYKQVDNNIMIFHRKEDQQRGEIVANAEAEQSKESWIEGKVVDAKTGEIIVGATILEKGAAKLNGTTSNELGAFKLLVNLVNGQAVLLVRFVGYETKEVPVTGAGKVLVKLETSSRSLNAVVVTGLYSRPAENFTGAASSFTKEELTKASGNNVLNALRSLDPSFQMPDNLLNGSNPNVQQEIVLRGGNSLADLGTSNSSDVFNYTKNPNVPLFILDGFEVPLQRINDLDMNRISKVTILKDASATAIYGSRAANGVIVVETIRPREGKLRLSYTGSVTNEFADLKGYDLLNSSEKLELEKDGGIFNGYSVPRWQEEKDVMYSYRKALVEKGNNTDWKTKPVRNGIGHTHNLYLEGGSESVLYGLTGNYNKVEGVMKGSGRENITGNTYLSYRHKNFIFRNDFTINFTKAVNSPYGAYQTYTRLNPYWSPYTEDGKLAYYLEDIESVEGRVLSQVTNPMYNLNFNTVDESTIQNFTNNFFAQWQAKEWLRFSGRLAYSKTNNESDNFKPAQHTSFDNIPAERYYERGSYTKGYGKNNMIDGSLTIDINKAVDKHLVFASLGSSFRQEKFNTELYTLIGFPNDKLDNIMIGNYPQDQSPTGFEGITRLLGYFANISYAYDSRYLLDFSYRLDGSSQFGSNRRFAPFYSVGAGWNLHKEPVLSNWNFLDQFKLRYSYGVTGSSNFSSYLGLTTSQYYTNQDYLYSIGTKLLGFGNSSLQWQKTFKSNFGADISLFEKLQITANYFVEKTKGSVISITTAPSTGFAMYMDNMGDVVSKGYEVNARYTLYSKPGTRDNFSLFVNAFHVSNKVERISNTLEALNEKNATSLTTQPLPRYAEGRSTTAIWAVPSLGIDPSNGKELYLDRDGKTTYTYDPLDQIIVGDTRADLQGSFGTNLEIKGVGLNLFFEFRIGGDRYNQTLIDMVENADISMNVDRRVYEDRWRKPGDKTFFKGIVTPEGNTITGTTYNTSRFVQKDNWLSLRNASLYYRFPNYLNKLLGLNDTKITMFSNQLFWLSSIKQERGLDYPFSRSFTFQVMTTF